A genomic region of Paenibacillus sp. PL2-23 contains the following coding sequences:
- a CDS encoding AraC family transcriptional regulator, whose product MTTFLLNVERPLQLVMTGKFTAPSADWMHMNRILMDYELFLPTRGVLYIADEHEQHALREGEYLLMPPRTRQYGYQPSDCSFYWLHVMESEQPAAPFDTGDSEEPASILRIPGKGSLRGGDKLIVMMKQLQDAIRSYQDPTLGHYMATSILCELHNQMKQDSPGSGQRLKQKQLYNDVVDYIKWHRFERLQVTQIADHFGYNAKYLSHLFSQIAGVPLKPFLMQQKLEAASYLLTDTNLTINEIALQLGFHDSQHFMRTFKGMTGLTPTGYRNSAANRLLFYK is encoded by the coding sequence ATGACAACGTTTCTCTTGAACGTCGAAAGACCACTGCAACTGGTCATGACAGGTAAATTCACGGCTCCATCAGCGGATTGGATGCATATGAACCGGATCCTGATGGACTACGAGCTGTTCCTCCCGACCCGGGGCGTGCTGTATATCGCCGACGAGCATGAGCAGCACGCCTTGCGTGAGGGCGAATATTTGCTAATGCCTCCAAGAACCCGTCAATACGGGTATCAGCCGTCGGATTGCAGCTTTTATTGGCTACACGTTATGGAGTCGGAGCAGCCTGCAGCGCCATTCGATACGGGCGATAGCGAGGAGCCTGCCAGCATCCTGCGGATTCCAGGCAAGGGCTCGCTGAGGGGCGGGGATAAGCTCATTGTTATGATGAAGCAGCTGCAGGATGCCATTCGCAGCTATCAAGACCCGACACTGGGCCATTATATGGCGACTAGCATTCTCTGTGAGCTTCACAATCAAATGAAGCAAGACAGCCCCGGCTCCGGGCAGCGGCTGAAGCAGAAGCAGTTGTACAACGACGTTGTGGATTATATCAAGTGGCACCGGTTCGAGCGGCTGCAGGTTACGCAAATAGCGGACCACTTCGGCTATAACGCCAAATATTTGTCCCATTTGTTCAGCCAGATTGCAGGTGTGCCGCTCAAGCCATTCCTGATGCAGCAGAAGCTCGAAGCCGCCTCCTACCTGCTGACGGACACGAATCTGACCATCAACGAGATCGCGCTGCAGCTCGGCTTCCACGACAGCCAGCATTTCATGCGGACGTTCAAGGGGATGACCGGCTTGACGCCGACCGGCTATCGCAACTCCGCCGCAAACCGATTGTTATTTTATAAGTGA
- a CDS encoding Rrf2 family transcriptional regulator: protein MKQISTRFSIAVHTLCLIAVSPQDCTGDFIAGSVNTNPVVIRRIMGMLKKAGLVDVRAGVGGASLRKDPHRITLLDIYRAVNVAEENQLFRIHEAPNIQCSIGRSIEQVLQAEVSEAQAAMERRLEQTTLAELIVKFE from the coding sequence ATGAAGCAGATCAGCACACGTTTCTCGATTGCGGTGCATACCCTATGCCTTATTGCGGTTAGTCCGCAGGATTGCACGGGGGATTTCATCGCGGGCAGCGTGAATACGAACCCCGTTGTGATCCGCCGCATCATGGGCATGCTGAAAAAGGCGGGGCTGGTGGATGTGCGGGCCGGAGTCGGCGGCGCTTCCTTGCGGAAGGACCCGCACCGGATTACGCTTCTCGATATCTATCGAGCGGTGAACGTGGCGGAGGAGAACCAGTTGTTCCGTATTCACGAGGCGCCTAATATCCAGTGCTCCATCGGTCGCAGCATCGAGCAAGTGCTGCAGGCCGAGGTGAGCGAGGCTCAGGCGGCTATGGAGCGGAGGCTGGAGCAGACAACGCTTGCCGAGCTGATCGTGAAGTTTGAATAA
- a CDS encoding AraC family transcriptional regulator → MEHHEVIERALRYIEDNLEQPLSLDAVADSSHMSKFYFHRLFSAMMGCSLKQYVLARRLNASLSLIQDGRLSLTDIACRLGFGTPSSFTRAFRRQYGMAPSSLRGADSTLAAAPLPSVVQRAVKHIHGDVVSHFTLTELAPLSVSGLAFEVDLATDDYKFVIRAHARRLLDALPEGEPLTGGCYVIYSNCQPGSTRFKVLCGIPHALELSMPNYFTVQVPPLFCARFQYRGDLLDIGDVFITDYARFLRITRLEREHCPIELIQQFDSPYQLDAAYHIYAPIQKLPLDAETLLT, encoded by the coding sequence ATGGAGCATCATGAAGTGATTGAACGCGCGCTGCGCTACATCGAGGACAACCTGGAGCAGCCCTTATCACTGGATGCCGTGGCCGATTCCAGCCATATGTCCAAATTTTATTTTCACCGCCTCTTCTCGGCCATGATGGGCTGCTCGTTGAAGCAATACGTGCTGGCGAGAAGGCTGAACGCCTCACTGTCGCTGATTCAGGACGGCCGCCTTTCGCTAACCGACATTGCCTGTCGCCTGGGCTTCGGCACACCTTCCTCGTTCACGCGAGCCTTCAGACGCCAATACGGCATGGCTCCCAGCTCGCTGAGAGGAGCGGACTCCACCCTCGCTGCGGCACCCCTGCCTTCTGTTGTGCAGAGAGCGGTCAAGCATATCCATGGCGACGTCGTATCGCATTTCACCTTAACGGAGCTCGCCCCTCTCAGCGTCAGCGGCCTTGCCTTCGAGGTGGATCTGGCGACGGATGACTACAAGTTCGTCATTCGGGCGCATGCCCGAAGACTGCTGGATGCCCTTCCCGAGGGCGAGCCGTTAACAGGCGGCTGCTATGTCATCTATTCCAATTGCCAGCCCGGCTCCACCAGATTCAAGGTGCTTTGCGGCATCCCGCATGCTCTTGAGCTCAGTATGCCGAATTATTTTACCGTTCAGGTCCCTCCGCTCTTCTGCGCCAGATTTCAATATAGGGGCGACTTGCTCGACATTGGAGACGTGTTCATTACGGACTATGCCCGCTTTCTAAGAATAACCAGGCTCGAGAGGGAGCACTGTCCCATCGAGCTCATTCAACAGTTCGATAGTCCGTACCAGCTGGACGCCGCCTATCATATCTACGCCCCTATTCAGAAGCTTCCTCTGGATGCTGAGACGCTTCTCACCTGA
- a CDS encoding EAL domain-containing protein, with the protein MNVEVMGAVAGFLRSRDAMVELDNDRLYFKEESLADFYDFCRDHMDVERMAVRTSEQAEWKPFGLVPDMLGAEWVDRLITENRIEPWAQPIIDRNGELFAHEMLARFVRPEGGLQSPFEVFGAAKLRDRVYALDRMCRMAAIRSAVHLPKKVFINFVPTSIYSPAHCLQSTVALAQELGFHSSKFVFEVVESEEVGDIAHLKSILEYYKAGGFQYALDDVGEGFSTAQMLRDITPHYMKLDKSYVQGVAGDPDKQEMAAQMLTMALELGSVPLAEGIEAEEDYEWLREQGFELFQGYWFARPAPIARAVRQ; encoded by the coding sequence GTGAATGTAGAAGTCATGGGAGCTGTTGCCGGATTTCTTCGGTCAAGAGACGCGATGGTGGAGCTGGACAATGATCGGCTCTATTTCAAGGAGGAGAGCCTGGCAGACTTCTATGATTTCTGCCGGGATCATATGGATGTCGAGAGGATGGCGGTCAGGACGTCCGAGCAGGCGGAATGGAAGCCATTCGGCCTAGTTCCGGATATGCTGGGCGCAGAATGGGTGGATCGGCTGATCACGGAAAATCGCATTGAGCCATGGGCGCAGCCGATTATAGACCGGAACGGGGAGCTGTTCGCTCACGAGATGCTGGCGCGGTTCGTCCGGCCGGAGGGGGGCTTGCAGTCCCCATTCGAGGTGTTCGGTGCGGCCAAGCTGCGGGACAGGGTGTACGCGCTGGATCGCATGTGCCGGATGGCGGCTATTCGGAGCGCCGTGCATTTGCCGAAGAAGGTATTTATTAATTTTGTGCCTACTTCCATCTACTCGCCGGCGCATTGCCTGCAGTCCACAGTAGCTTTGGCGCAGGAGCTCGGCTTCCATTCCTCGAAGTTCGTCTTCGAGGTGGTGGAGAGCGAGGAGGTAGGGGATATCGCCCATCTCAAGTCCATACTGGAGTACTACAAGGCGGGCGGCTTTCAATATGCGCTGGACGATGTGGGCGAAGGCTTCAGCACCGCTCAGATGCTGCGCGATATTACGCCTCACTATATGAAGCTCGACAAGTCCTATGTTCAGGGCGTAGCGGGCGACCCGGACAAGCAGGAAATGGCGGCTCAGATGCTGACCATGGCTCTTGAGCTCGGCTCGGTGCCGCTTGCGGAAGGGATCGAGGCGGAGGAGGATTACGAATGGCTGAGAGAGCAAGGCTTCGAGCTGTTCCAGGGCTATTGGTTCGCCAGGCCTGCACCTATCGCGAGAGCGGTAAGACAATAA
- a CDS encoding nucleotide excision repair endonuclease produces the protein MILITIPTPEVTIHKQENPQLSHIYGFTDFHLITRERGGIFMFYNDKDELLFVGKARKLRQRIKKHFEDTVSPMKNHRDEVAKIEVCLVDDPMEREIYETYIANKGRAKYNPDKVSQG, from the coding sequence ATGATACTGATAACGATTCCAACGCCGGAAGTGACGATACACAAGCAGGAAAATCCGCAGCTTAGCCATATCTACGGCTTTACGGATTTCCATCTGATTACGCGCGAGCGCGGCGGCATCTTCATGTTCTACAATGACAAGGATGAGTTGCTGTTCGTGGGGAAAGCCCGCAAGCTGCGCCAGCGGATCAAAAAGCACTTTGAAGATACCGTCTCCCCTATGAAGAATCATCGGGACGAGGTGGCGAAGATCGAGGTGTGCCTCGTCGACGACCCTATGGAGCGGGAAATCTACGAAACGTATATCGCGAACAAGGGGAGAGCCAAGTACAATCCGGACAAGGTGTCCCAAGGCTAA
- a CDS encoding sugar phosphate isomerase/epimerase has product MSVGILAHLLGKQPYKELAAKVAEHGFPYVQLALAKAFTDIDSSLGKLSPGLAQEIGGAFAERGVRIAVLGCYASLVELDDESFRYNVDRFKEHLRNARHFGAPIVATEVGNILGPDSRPQHLERLNLALEELVEEAERWGVTIGLEAAQGHLIDSSETLAETIERFPSSCVGVVLDPCNLMNRQRFEVQDDTIREAFRLLGPRIVSAHVKDLQRAEDGSLKGTAAGLGELNYPLFFQLLEQHKPHGFATLEDVTVPQMAEAARFVREGRANAH; this is encoded by the coding sequence ATGTCAGTTGGTATATTAGCGCATTTGTTAGGAAAACAGCCCTATAAGGAGCTTGCGGCCAAGGTGGCCGAGCACGGCTTCCCCTATGTGCAGCTGGCGCTTGCCAAAGCGTTCACCGATATCGATTCCAGCCTAGGCAAGCTAAGCCCCGGCTTGGCGCAAGAGATTGGAGGCGCCTTCGCAGAGCGAGGCGTGCGTATCGCCGTTCTTGGCTGCTATGCGAGCCTGGTGGAGCTGGATGACGAGTCCTTCCGCTACAATGTAGACCGGTTCAAGGAGCATCTGCGGAACGCCCGCCACTTCGGGGCGCCGATCGTAGCGACGGAGGTCGGCAATATCCTCGGTCCGGACAGCCGTCCCCAGCATCTGGAACGATTGAACCTGGCGCTGGAGGAGCTGGTGGAGGAGGCCGAGCGCTGGGGCGTAACGATCGGGCTGGAGGCGGCGCAAGGGCATCTGATTGACTCGTCCGAGACGCTTGCGGAGACCATTGAGCGATTCCCGTCCTCCTGCGTCGGCGTTGTGCTGGACCCTTGCAATCTCATGAACCGCCAGCGGTTCGAGGTACAGGACGATACGATCCGGGAAGCGTTCCGGCTGCTCGGTCCACGGATCGTCAGCGCGCATGTGAAGGACCTGCAGCGCGCAGAGGACGGCTCGCTGAAGGGGACAGCAGCGGGGCTCGGCGAGCTGAACTACCCGCTGTTCTTCCAGCTGCTGGAGCAGCACAAGCCGCATGGCTTCGCAACGCTGGAGGATGTTACCGTCCCTCAGATGGCGGAGGCGGCGCGGTTCGTCCGGGAGGGGCGGGCTAACGCTCATTGA
- a CDS encoding SDR family oxidoreductase: MKKLLVTGATGKLGSKVVEALLRSVPAGSLAVSVRNPESAAKLRALGVDVRHGDFDEPATLDAAFAGIDRMLIISTDGDTDTRIRQHTNAVEAAARAGVGFIAYTSVANAADSKLFLAKPHQATEVAIRATGIPYSFLRNNWYFENELSSIQGVQAGAPWVTSAGTGKVGSALRQEYAEAAAVVLAGEGHDHTTYELSGKLLSQEELAAAVSVVLGREVPVVHVDDDAYADIMKNAGVPDFVIPILVGIQQGIREGSLEVESGDFEKLLGRPLAPIHEALRQLV, from the coding sequence ATGAAAAAGCTATTAGTAACAGGCGCAACAGGCAAGCTGGGCTCTAAAGTGGTGGAGGCGCTGCTGAGAAGTGTGCCGGCGGGCAGTCTGGCCGTTAGCGTGCGGAATCCGGAGTCGGCGGCTAAGCTTCGCGCTTTGGGCGTAGACGTCCGCCATGGAGACTTCGACGAACCGGCAACGCTGGATGCCGCATTCGCGGGTATCGATCGGATGCTGATTATCTCCACGGATGGAGATACAGATACTCGAATTCGCCAGCATACGAACGCGGTCGAAGCGGCTGCTCGGGCGGGCGTCGGCTTTATCGCGTATACAAGTGTGGCGAATGCGGCAGACAGCAAGCTGTTCCTGGCGAAGCCGCATCAAGCAACGGAAGTGGCCATTCGCGCAACAGGCATTCCGTATTCCTTCCTGCGCAACAACTGGTACTTCGAGAATGAGCTATCCAGCATTCAAGGCGTGCAGGCGGGCGCTCCATGGGTGACCTCCGCCGGCACGGGCAAGGTGGGCTCGGCGCTTCGACAGGAATATGCGGAAGCGGCGGCAGTTGTTCTCGCAGGGGAGGGGCATGACCATACTACGTATGAGCTGTCTGGCAAGCTGCTCTCGCAGGAAGAGCTTGCAGCGGCAGTCAGCGTCGTATTAGGCAGGGAGGTGCCGGTCGTTCATGTGGACGATGACGCTTATGCGGACATCATGAAGAACGCCGGCGTGCCTGACTTCGTCATCCCGATTCTTGTCGGTATCCAGCAAGGCATCCGCGAAGGAAGCCTGGAGGTGGAGAGCGGCGACTTCGAGAAGCTGCTGGGACGTCCATTGGCGCCGATCCATGAGGCGCTGCGCCAGCTGGTGTAG
- a CDS encoding zinc ribbon domain-containing protein, with translation MKDLSVRGWTCSSCQTSHNRDWNAAQNIKAMAL, from the coding sequence GTGAAGGATTTGAGCGTACGAGGATGGACATGTTCATCTTGTCAAACGTCACATAACCGAGATTGGAATGCGGCACAAAACATAAAGGCTATGGCCCTGTAA
- a CDS encoding malate:quinone oxidoreductase produces the protein MSHKTETDVILIGAGIMSATLGALLKELAPNWKIKVFEKLSKAGEESSNEWNNAGTGHAALCELNYTSQKPDGSIDISKAIKVNEEYQVSKQFWSYLVESKLIRNPQEFIMPLPHMSFVHGASNVAYLKKRYEAMSANPLFDGMEFSDDPATLKKWIPLMMNERTSNEPIAATKIDTGTDVNFGALTRMLFDHLKGKNVEIHYKHSVDNMRRAGDGSWDLKVRNVDSGIVERHKAKFVFIGSGGGSLHLLQKSGIPEGRGIGGFPVSGLFMVCTNPEVAAQHHAKVYGKAPVGAPPMSVPHLDTRYIDNKKSLLFGPFAGFTPKFLKTGSMFDLITSVKPYNVVTMLSAGVKELGLTKYLIEQLMLSKEKRMEALREFIPNAKSEDWDLVVAGQRVQVIKDTPNGRGTLQFGTEVISAADGSIAALLGASPGASTAVSVMLEVISRCFPQHIKEWEPKLKQMIPSYGKKLLQNPELIQEIHTSTARTLGLTGELQTSK, from the coding sequence ATGAGTCATAAGACGGAAACAGACGTAATCTTGATCGGCGCCGGTATTATGAGCGCGACCTTGGGTGCTCTGCTGAAGGAGCTGGCGCCGAACTGGAAGATCAAAGTGTTCGAGAAGCTGTCCAAGGCTGGCGAGGAAAGCTCGAACGAATGGAATAACGCGGGAACGGGACATGCTGCGTTATGCGAGCTGAACTATACAAGCCAGAAGCCGGATGGCTCGATTGACATCAGCAAGGCCATCAAGGTGAATGAAGAGTATCAGGTGTCCAAGCAGTTCTGGTCTTATCTGGTGGAGAGCAAGCTGATTCGCAATCCGCAGGAATTTATTATGCCATTGCCCCATATGAGCTTCGTGCACGGAGCGAGCAATGTGGCCTACCTCAAGAAGCGCTATGAAGCGATGTCGGCCAATCCGTTGTTCGATGGTATGGAGTTCTCCGACGACCCTGCAACCTTGAAGAAGTGGATTCCGCTTATGATGAACGAGCGTACGTCGAACGAGCCTATCGCGGCGACGAAGATCGACACGGGCACGGATGTGAACTTCGGCGCGCTTACGCGTATGCTGTTCGATCACTTGAAGGGCAAGAATGTCGAGATTCACTACAAGCACAGCGTGGACAATATGAGACGCGCAGGCGACGGCTCCTGGGACCTGAAGGTTCGGAATGTCGACAGCGGCATCGTGGAGCGCCACAAAGCCAAGTTCGTATTCATCGGCAGCGGCGGCGGCAGCCTGCATCTGCTGCAGAAGTCCGGCATTCCCGAAGGCAGAGGGATCGGCGGCTTCCCGGTCAGCGGACTGTTCATGGTGTGCACCAATCCGGAGGTCGCGGCTCAGCATCATGCCAAGGTGTACGGCAAGGCGCCGGTTGGAGCGCCGCCTATGTCCGTGCCGCATCTGGACACTCGGTATATCGATAACAAGAAGTCGCTGCTCTTCGGGCCGTTCGCAGGCTTCACGCCGAAGTTCCTGAAGACGGGCTCCATGTTCGATCTGATTACATCCGTGAAGCCTTATAACGTGGTGACGATGCTGTCGGCCGGCGTCAAGGAGCTGGGTCTGACCAAATATCTGATCGAGCAATTGATGCTGTCCAAGGAGAAGCGTATGGAAGCGCTGCGCGAATTTATCCCCAACGCCAAGAGCGAGGACTGGGATTTGGTCGTTGCAGGCCAGCGCGTGCAGGTGATCAAGGATACGCCTAACGGCAGAGGCACGCTCCAGTTCGGCACTGAGGTCATTAGCGCCGCCGACGGCTCCATTGCCGCGCTGCTTGGCGCGTCTCCGGGCGCCTCTACAGCGGTGTCCGTCATGCTGGAGGTCATCTCCCGCTGCTTCCCGCAGCATATCAAGGAATGGGAGCCGAAGCTGAAGCAGATGATCCCGTCATACGGCAAGAAGCTGCTGCAGAATCCGGAGCTGATTCAAGAGATTCATACGTCGACGGCCCGCACGCTTGGTTTGACAGGCGAGCTGCAGACGTCGAAATAG
- a CDS encoding DUF4386 domain-containing protein, which yields MDRDRMNGILLGLLYIVAAAASIIAVVLYEPLLSEQWYRTAIQEGDTKVLIGIGHEMLLVLSAVGTAVMLFPYVRRWNEHLALGYLCFRLLEAVFIAIGVVSLFGLLQLSFYYEANGPGVEEQLRAAGVLLQGFHQWTAMLGPNFMLGVNTLLYSYLLLRTGLVPRPLAIFGMLTAVMVFVAGMLEMFGVMEPMSAAKGLIALPVGVYELSLAVWLIVRGFARK from the coding sequence ATGGATCGAGATCGGATGAATGGCATCCTATTAGGCTTGCTGTATATCGTCGCCGCCGCCGCTTCGATTATTGCGGTTGTTCTCTACGAACCGCTGCTATCGGAGCAATGGTATAGGACGGCGATCCAGGAAGGGGACACCAAGGTATTAATCGGCATAGGCCACGAGATGCTGCTCGTGCTGTCGGCGGTGGGAACGGCGGTGATGCTGTTTCCTTACGTTCGCCGCTGGAATGAGCATTTGGCGCTTGGCTATCTCTGTTTTCGCTTGCTGGAAGCGGTGTTTATTGCCATTGGAGTGGTCAGTCTATTCGGCTTGCTGCAGCTTAGCTTCTATTATGAAGCAAATGGGCCGGGAGTTGAAGAGCAGCTGCGCGCGGCGGGGGTCCTGCTGCAAGGCTTTCACCAATGGACAGCGATGCTGGGACCCAATTTCATGCTTGGCGTCAATACGCTGCTGTATAGCTACTTGCTTCTCCGAACGGGCCTAGTGCCGAGGCCGCTGGCGATATTCGGCATGCTTACTGCCGTGATGGTCTTCGTGGCTGGCATGCTGGAGATGTTCGGCGTAATGGAGCCGATGTCGGCAGCCAAGGGGCTGATCGCCCTCCCAGTAGGCGTATATGAGCTGAGCTTGGCGGTATGGCTGATCGTCAGAGGTTTTGCGAGGAAATGA